The following coding sequences lie in one Primulina huaijiensis isolate GDHJ02 chromosome 2, ASM1229523v2, whole genome shotgun sequence genomic window:
- the LOC140971243 gene encoding protein CIA1-like — translation MMMNFRDENFELKEIQKLEGHTDRVWSLAWKPATGMDGVPAVLEETHTWTVRSCAWSPFGKLLATASFDATTAIWEDVGGDFECVSTLEVWAEDGDSDNWSIVFKL, via the exons ATGATGATGAACTTCAGAGACGAGAATTTCGAGCTGAAAGAAATTCAGAAACTCGAAGGCCACACCGATAGGGTTTGGAGCCTTGCCTGGAAACCGGCCACCGGAATGGACGGCGTCCCCGCAG TGTTAGAGGAGACGCACACCTGGACTGTTAGATCATGTGCGTGGTCACCATTTGGTAAATTATTGGCTACGGCTAGCTTTGATGCCACCACAGCCATATGGGAAGATGTTGGAGGTGATTTCGAATGTGTGTCCACTTTAGAG GTTTGGGCAGAGGATGGGGACAGTGATAATTGGTCCATTGTGTTCAAACTTTAG
- the LOC140971244 gene encoding iron-sulfur assembly protein IscA-like 2, mitochondrial produces MATTPRSLISRLSPYVSARLRRNYRLLSSSTALRESRTLSPESPSESPDDLHLTDSCVRRMKELQADEGHEKLLRLSIEAGGCSGFQYKFSLDDTISGDDRVFEQDGVKVVIDKISHGFVKGATVDFAEELIRSAFQVSKNPSAVGGCSCKSSFMTK; encoded by the exons ATGGCAACCACGCCGCGTTCGCTGATTTCTCGGCTCTCACCCTACGTCTCGGCTCGGCTTCGTCGGAATTATCGGCTTCTTAGCTCATCGACCGCCCTCCGAGAATCTCGGACTTTGTCTCCAGAATCTCCATCGGAATCTCCTGATGACCTTCATTTGACAGACAGCTGTGTTCGG AGAATGAAAGAGTTGCAAGCTGATGAGGGCCATGAGAAGTTGTTGCGCTTGAGCATAGAAGCTGGAGGTTGCTCTGGTTTCCAGTATAAATTTTCACTTGACGACACAATCAGTGGTGATGACAG GGTTTTTGAGCAGGATGGAGTTAAAGTGGTTATTGACAAGATTTCCCACGGATTTGTTAAGGGTGCAACTGTTGATTTTGCAGAGGAGCTGATCCGTTCTGCTTTTCAG GTATCAAAAAATCCAAGTGCAGTGGGAGGCTGCAGCTGTAAAAGTTCATTCATGACAAAGTAG
- the LOC140971245 gene encoding uncharacterized protein — protein sequence MGCVSSKLIRKELEQENGYKNGDCADHVVSLTSSTYGVLKLDKDNQHQKQESEQKRGIQECAIDAKKSPPREEPSEIINTWELMEGLEEVPDAVQAKKSPRSRLFPRGFSDIDTRSPLKFFNQMGSPRMLKKFGGKENKGRGNGGVWSSENSPKTVLKECNNLKGSSRKPSPRLWASIKGSPTTKRCDSFRSDSGAVSSKRSLGPLFDPELVASFEKEVSEEEEKIKKMVSVGSSPTSQVPRNSRNSNSILELYKEKCPPGGKNSVIIYTTTLRGIRKTFEECNIARTIIESHHVQMFERDVSMHSAFKEELRGLMNTKEVKVPLVFVKGRLIGGADEVVKLDEEGKLDILLAGIPRATLGCIMCAGIRFVLCVECNGSCKILGEDGKKSVKCSECNENGLIQCPICC from the coding sequence ATGGGTTGTGTTTCATCGAAACTGATTAGGAAAGAATTAGAGCAAGAAAATGGATACAAAAATGGAGATTGCGCGGACCATGTTGTTTCTCTCACTTCGAGCACTTACGGTGTActcaaacttgacaaagataATCAACACCAGAAACAAGAATCGGAACAAAAAAGAGGGATCCAAGAATGCGCGATAGATGCAAAGAAATCACCGCCTCGGGAAGAGCCTTCGGAGATCATTAATACTTGGGAGTTGATGGAAGGGCTTGAAGAAGTTCCAGATGCAGTTCAGGCCAAGAAAAGCCCAAGATCGAGGCTTTTTCCACGTGGTTTTTCAGATATCGATACTCGAAGTCCTCTGAAGTTTTTTAACCAAATGGGTTCTCCTAGAATGTTGAAAAAATTTGGGGGAAAAGAGAACAAGGGAAGAGGTAATGGTGGAGTGTGGTCATCGGAGAATAGCCCGAAAACGGTGTTGAAAGAATGCAATAATTTGAAGGGGAGTTCTAGGAAGCCATCTCCGAGATTGTGGGCCTCTATTAAAGGAAGTCCGACTACTAAGAGATGCGATAGTTTCAGGTCTGATTCTGGGGCTGTTTCGTCAAAGAGGAGTCTAGGACCATTATTTGATCCTGAACTTGTCGCATCTTTTGAGAAAGAGGtttctgaagaagaagaaaagatcaAGAAAATGGTTTCGGTTGGATCATCCCCGACCTCACAAGTGCCCAGGAACTCCCGGAATTCAAATTCAATCCTCGAGCTGTACAAAGAAAAATGCCCACCGGGCGGTAAAAACTCGGTCATCATATACACGACCACATTGAGGGGCATTAGGAAAACCTTCGAGGAATGTAACATCGCCCGAACAATAATCGAATCACACCACGTTCAAATGTTTGAACGCGACGTATCGATGCACTCAGCATTCAAGGAAGAACTCAGAGGACTAATGAATACCAAGGAAGTGAAAGTACCACTGGTTTTTGTGAAGGGCAGGTTGATTGGTGGGGCTGATGAAGTTGTCAAGCTGGATGAGGAAGGTAAACTAGACATTTTACTCGCTGGGATCCCTAGGGCTACACTAGGGTGCATCATGTGCGCAGGGATCCGGTTCGTGTTGTGCGTCGAGTGTAATGGGAGTTGCAAGATTTTGGGTGAAGATGGGAAGAAGAGTGTGAAGTGTAGTGAGTGTAACGAGAATGGTTTGATTCAGTGCCCAATATGTTGTTAA
- the LOC140971246 gene encoding pre-rRNA-processing protein TSR2-like produces MVGILTAEATAQLQDGIGLLLSRWAALRMAVENEWGGRDSLQKSQQLGHDLFHRLTQSKEQVYIDDLEDMLDEFMLSLNTETGDGSIEEIAEKMMVMREECLEGNFNSIKKLKETNAPSISYARQVIIALFF; encoded by the exons ATGGTTGGAATTCTGACAGCGGAGGCGACGGCGCAACTGCAAGATGGAATTGGTTTGTTGCTTTCTCGGTGGGCAGCCCTTCGAATGGCCGTTGAAAACGAGTGGGGCGGCCGTGACTCTCTCCAGAAATCTCAGCAGCTGGGCCATGATCTTTTTCATCGCCTCACGCAATCCAAAG AACAAGTATACATTGACGATTTGGAGGACATGCTTGATGAATTCATGCTTTCTCTAAATACTGAAACAGGAGATGGCAGCATTGAGGAG ATAGCAGAAAAGATGATGGTAATGCGTGAAGAATGTTTAGAAGGTAATTTTAACTCGATAAAGAAGTTGAAGGAAACAAATGCTCCCAGCATCTCTTATGCAAGACAGGTGATTATCGCCCTTTTTTTCTGA
- the LOC140961093 gene encoding uncharacterized protein, whose product MDSVKRLVISYFGKFTKNATGSWVWNGKDTKSLLVTSTISYTELYDKVQDFLNVNCLTHKIVMQFVVPGMIHVPISPVEILSDDDLHWFISIHEQVPLCISLEEKTSINLTPDVEPITIGNHSSPCVNDTLQNSGIENVVQCLDVEGRGVSNHVLDIDQFVVIQQNYEELEDGDINIGSADNYFTGYAIVSDAHQNVISASVPNSRNEKDIDDLFQNSSENEAHVFVPMAMNENIVGTSSSRSKKYRRLEKVGSSESFDDESDVQVDQLFRNKRELQSKLHMLALRKKFEFKVKKSNKSVISVVCVDDSCKWNMRATKLEDSDYFQVRKYTFKHTCSLDFRHNGHRQASSWAIGQHIKSRLQDLNQSYKPSTIIGDIRREFGINLSYRKAWKAKEHALELIRGSPEDSYGNLASYCYILEKNNPGTTTYIQTDKGDRFLYFFLSLGPSIRGFHSSMRPVICVDGTFLKCKYKGTLIVATCQDANGQIYPIAWGIVDSENDSSWSWFMSKLKEQIGDSNRLVFISDRHKSITKAIRVIFPQSHHGYCIWHMEQNIKVKFHTKGLIPLFKSAAEAYRMSEFENYMTEIYGKNEKLGKYLEDTGYDSWSRVHFKGNRYNIMTSNNAESMNSLLKSQRDYPITALIEHIRSVMQKWFYERSVEAEACTTQLTPKLEESLRKTLDASSILIVNPIAAHEFQVGLDKTNMDVVNIAQLTCSCKKFDILEIPCRHALVAAISRGISIYSLCSEYYRTTCWRISYAEPIHPVDNQIDWLIPEEVQRRVILPPCVRRSCGRPRTRRIRSTGEISRMRHCSTCGSTGHNKKSCKNSAPILT is encoded by the coding sequence ATGGATTCAGTCAAAAGACTCGTTATTTcttattttggaaaatttacaaaaaatgcGACTGGTAGTTGGGTTTGGAATGGAAAAGATACAAAGTCTTTGCTGGTAACATCTACAATTTCATACACAGAGTTGTACGATAAGGTTCAAGATTTTCTGAATGTTAATTGTTTGACTCATAAGATCGTGATGCAATTTGTTGTCCCGGGTATGATACACGTTCCAATTTCTCCAGTTGAAATCTTATCTGATGATGATCTACATTGGTTTATTTCTATTCATGAACAAGTTCCTCTTTGTATATCTCTTGAAGAGAAAACATCAATTAATTTAACTCCAGATGTTGAACCAATTACTATTGGCAATCATTCTTCTCCTTGTGTTAATGATACATTACAAAATTCTGGAATTGAAAATGTTGTGCAATGTTTGGATGTTGAAGGAAGAGGGGTATCAAATCATGTTTTGGATATTGATCAATTTGTTGTAATACAACAGAATTATGAAGAATTGGAAGATGGAGATATTAACATTGGTAGTGCAGACAATTATTTTACTGGTTATGCGATTGTTTCAGATGCCCACCAAAATGTCATTTCTGCTTCTGTACCGAattcaagaaatgaaaaagacaTTGACGATTTATTTCAGAATAGCAGTGAGAATGAAGCACACGTGTTTGTACCAATGGCAATGAATGAGAACATTGTTGGAACTTCATCAAGTCGCTCAAAAAAATATAGAAGGTTAGAGAAAGTGGGGTCATCTGAATCATTTGATGATGAATCTGATGTTCAAGTTGATCAGTTGTTTCGAAACAAAAGAGAGTTACAATCAAAGTTACACATGCTTGCCTTGAGGaagaaatttgaattcaaaGTTAAAAAATCTAACAAGTCTGTCATTTCAGTTGTATGTGTTGATGATAGTTGCAAATGGAATATGAGGGCAACAAAGCTAGAAGATTCAGACTACTTTCAGGTTCGTAAATATACATTTAAGCATACATGTTCATTGGATTTCCGGCATAATGGACACAGGCAAGCAAGTAGTTGGGCAATCGGTCAGCACATCAAGTCGAGATTGCAAGATCTTAACCAATCGTATAAGCCATCTACCATAATTGGTGATATACGTAGAGAATTTGGTATAAACTTGAGTTATAGAAAGGCATGGAAGGCCAAAGAGCATGCACTTGAGCTTATTAGGGGGTCACCTGAAGACAGTTATGGGAATTTGGCATCATATTGTTACATCTTGGAGAAGAATAATCCCGGAACAACTACGTATATTCAGACAGATAAAGGTGACCGTTTTTTGTACTTCTTCTTGTCTTTAGGACCAAGTATACGTGGTTTCCATTCTTCCATGAGACCAGTTATATGTGTAGATGGTACTTTTCTGAAATGTAAATACAAAGGGACATTAATAGTTGCAACATGTCAAGATGCCAATGGACAAATTTATCCAATTGCTTGGGGAATTGTGGATTCTGAGAATGATTCATCATGGTCGTGGTTTATGTCAAAATTGAAAGAACAAATTGGTGACTCCAACCGATTGGTATTTATATCCGATCGACACAAGAGTATTACTAAAGCAATCAGAGTGATATTTCCACAATCTCATCACGGCTATTGCATTTGGCACATGGAGCAGAATATTAAGGTAAAATTTCATACAAAGGGTCTCATACCTTTGTTCAAATCTGCAGCAGAAGCTTACCGAATGTCTGAGTTTGAAAATTACATGACAGAAATATACGGAAAGAATGAGAAACTTGGAAAATATTTGGAGGATACAGGTTATGATTCTTGGTCACGAGTTCATTTTAAAGGGAACCGCTATAATATTATGACATCAAATAATGCCGAGTCTATGAATTCTTTGTTAAAATCTCAAAGGGATTATCCGATCACTGCGTTGATTGAACACATACGATCAGTTATGCAGAAATGGTTTTATGAGCGTAGTGTAGAAGCGGAAGCATGCACGACACAATTGACTCCAAAGCTTGAAGAAAGCTTACGCAAGACACTTGATGCTTCTTCAATTCTCATAGTGAATCCTATAGCAGCACACGAGTTTCAGGTTGGTTTGGATAAGACTAACATGGATGTTGTGAATATTGCACAACTTACATGTTCATGTAAAAAATTTGACATATTAGAAATTCCATGTAGACACGCCCTTGTTGCTGCAATTTCAAGAGGGATTTCAATTTATAGTTTGTGCTCTGAATATTATAGAACTACATGTTGGAGAATCTCCTATGCTGAGCCAATTCATCCTGTAGATAACCAAATAGATTGGTTGATTCCAGAAGAAGTTCAAAGAAGGGTTATTCTACCTCCATGTGTGAGGAGATCATGTGGAAGACCACGAACGAGAAGGATACGATCAACGGGTGAAATATCTCGTATGCGTCATTGCTCTACATGTGGTTCCACTGGACATAATAAGAAAAGTTGCAAAAATTCTGCTCCGATTTTGACTTGA